One Streptomyces sp. SAI-135 DNA segment encodes these proteins:
- a CDS encoding cytochrome P450, whose protein sequence is MRSRSRCAWNPVRPSWTATPRVTSRSARPRSAGATSSRSPLTGANRDPEVFPDPDRFDVRRANARLQLAFAHGPHYCLAAHLARLETRIALRHLLDRLPALRLDPARPAAPRGLVFRKPPALHVLWG, encoded by the coding sequence GTGCGATCGAGGAGTCGCTGCGCCTGGAACCCGGTGCGGCCGTCGTGGACCGCTACGCCACGCGTGACCTCACGCTCGGCCCGGCCGCGATCCGCCGGGGCGACCTCGTCACGGTCTCCCCTGACGGGCGCCAACCGGGATCCCGAGGTCTTCCCGGACCCCGACCGCTTCGACGTCCGCCGCGCGAACGCCCGCCTCCAGCTGGCCTTCGCGCACGGCCCCCACTACTGCCTCGCCGCCCACCTGGCCCGCCTGGAGACCCGCATCGCCCTGCGGCACCTGCTCGACCGCCTCCCCGCCCTGCGTCTCGACCCGGCCCGCCCCGCCGCCCCGCGGGGCCTGGTCTTCCGCAAGCCGCCCGCGCTCCACGTGCTCTGGGGCTGA